The Eurosta solidaginis isolate ZX-2024a chromosome 4, ASM4086904v1, whole genome shotgun sequence genome includes a window with the following:
- the LOC137249586 gene encoding uncharacterized protein, whose protein sequence is MKVYIALLFFGVLSVASSAKVLQPAVNYEGTVESLIKEAETISLQTAKRFELQFKEIVLEPIDTVDSALQMIEDRREENSNCVEAKNSDVELVVDKLYENMNICVTTAAKESAAIMIDVNSAVQQLGFDGYKILRLYQKCKNYKNSILKSTCYTKLTIQTTLYIKYGRKSINTIKRVNSRIPPVFAEANICTHNSSREAVTKSNCINTEIDSCIKNTV, encoded by the exons ATGAAAGTTTACATTGCACTCCTATTTTTTGGCGTTCTATCTGTG GCAAGTTCTGCCAAAGTTTTACAACCCGCTGTTAACTATGAAGGAACTGTAGAGAGTTTGATAAAAGAAGCAGAAACTATTTCACTTCAAACTGCAAAACGGTTCGAGCTTCAGTTCAAAGAAATAGTTTTAGAACCCATTGATACAGTTGATTCCGCCCTACAAATGATAGAGGATCGTCGAGAAGAGAATTCCAATTGTGTAGAAGCTAAGAATTCAGATGTTGAATTGGTtgttgacaaattgtatgagaaTATGAATATTTGCGTAACAACCGCTGCTAAAGAATCGGCAGCAATCATGATTGATGTTAATAGCGCAGTGCAACAGTTAGGGTTTGATGGTTATAAAATTTTGCGGCTTTATCAGAAATGTAAAAATTATAAGAACAGTATTTTGAAAAGCACCTGTTATACAAAGTTGACAATACAAACGACATTGTATATCAAATATGGCCGCAAATCTATCAATACAATCAAAAGGGTTAATTCGCGCATTCCGCCTGTATTCGCAGAAGCTAATATTTGTACACATAATTCTTCAAGAGAAGCCGTCACTAAATCAAATTGCATTAATACTGAAATTGACTCATGTATCAAAAACACTGTTTAA